Proteins encoded together in one Jaculus jaculus isolate mJacJac1 chromosome 7, mJacJac1.mat.Y.cur, whole genome shotgun sequence window:
- the LOC101606892 gene encoding cyclin-dependent kinase 2-interacting protein encodes MEAKALGIATPRKPVLSVSARKIKDNAADWHNLILKWESLSDAGFTTASNIANLKVSLLEKDKIELASTTSASCEEGEKRRLECDKELEALCEELQATLDGLTKVQVKMEKLSSTTKGVCELENYHYGEESERPLLFHTWPTTHFYEVSRQLSDMYSKELLLKRTIGAELAHTADRNLALSYLSMWLHQPYVESSSKLHLESMLLETGHRAL; translated from the exons ATGGAAG CAAAGGCTCTTGGGATTGCAACACCCAGAAAGCCTGTATTATCTGTCAGTGCAAGAAAGATTAAGGATAATGCAGCAGATTGGCACAATTTAATCCTGAAATGGGAAAGCCTCAGCGATGCAGGTTTTACCACTGCAAGTAACATTGCCAACCTGAAAGTCAGCTTGTT GGAAAAAGACAAGATTGAATTAGCAAGCACCACTTCAGCTTCCTGTGAGGAGGGAGAAAAGCGGCGTCTGGAGTGTGACAAGGAGCTGGAGGCTCTGTGTGAAGAACTGCAGGCCACCTTGGATGGTTTG ACGAAAGTACAAGTGAAAATGGAAAAGCTGTCTTCAACTACCAAGGGAGTTTGTGAACTAGAAAATTACCATTATGGGGAGGAGAGTGAACGCCCCCTTCTGTTTCACACGTGGCCCACAACGCATTTTT ATGAGGTCTCCCGCCAGCTCTCCGACATGTACAGCAAAGAACTCCTCCTGAAGCGGACTATTGGAGCTGAGCTGGCACACACGGCCGACCGCAACCTCGCCCTGAGCTACCTGTCCATGTGGCTGCACCAGCCCTACGTGGAGAGCAGCAGCAAGCTACACCTGGAGAGCATGCTGCTAGAAACGGGGCACCGGGCACTGTGA